A genomic window from Methanoculleus caldifontis includes:
- a CDS encoding anaerobic sulfatase maturase → MNGSNERALPAFHVMAKPTGTRCNLDCAYCFYRTKEGLYPESDFRMTDTVMEEYIRQTLAGHRVPHVTIAWQGGEPTLMGLDFFRRAVAVQKKYAGPKTRIENTFQTNGILLDDDWCRFFHDNRFLVGLSMDGPRELHDVYRRDRQGRGTFDRVIKAARLLQKHRVEFNILCAVNSMNADYPLEVYRFFRDELDARYIQFIPIVERANEGKTVTDRSVRPDQWGRFLTGIFDEWIRRDVGRTFLLNFDWALAGWFGMVGTVCVFAPTCGLGVALEHNGDLYSCDHFVEPDHLLGNILTTPLGELVNSEKQRRFGAAKRDTLPRYCRECNFLAVCNGECQKNRFVETPDGEAGLNYLCEGYRTFFAHADRPMRMMAGLLRQGRYADEVMPMLAAKVGRNEPCPCGSGLKYKKCCGRPTAPRNGDGVRGR, encoded by the coding sequence ATGAACGGATCCAACGAGAGGGCGCTCCCCGCCTTCCATGTCATGGCGAAACCGACCGGGACACGGTGCAACCTCGACTGTGCCTACTGCTTCTACAGAACGAAGGAAGGGCTGTACCCGGAGAGCGACTTCCGGATGACCGATACGGTGATGGAGGAGTACATCCGCCAGACCCTCGCGGGGCATCGCGTCCCCCATGTGACGATCGCCTGGCAGGGGGGAGAGCCGACCCTGATGGGACTGGATTTCTTCCGGCGGGCAGTGGCGGTGCAGAAGAAGTATGCAGGGCCCAAAACCCGTATAGAGAACACCTTCCAGACAAACGGCATCCTCCTCGATGACGACTGGTGCCGGTTCTTCCACGACAACCGCTTCCTCGTCGGCCTCTCCATGGACGGCCCCCGCGAACTCCATGATGTCTACCGGAGAGACCGGCAGGGCCGGGGCACGTTTGACCGGGTCATCAAAGCCGCCCGTCTGCTCCAGAAGCACCGGGTCGAATTCAACATCCTCTGTGCGGTCAACAGCATGAACGCCGATTACCCCCTGGAGGTGTACCGGTTCTTCCGCGACGAACTCGATGCGCGATATATCCAGTTCATCCCCATCGTGGAACGGGCGAACGAGGGGAAGACGGTCACCGACCGATCCGTCCGGCCGGACCAGTGGGGGCGGTTCCTGACCGGGATCTTCGATGAGTGGATCCGAAGAGACGTCGGCCGGACATTTCTCCTGAACTTCGACTGGGCGCTTGCGGGATGGTTCGGGATGGTGGGGACGGTCTGCGTCTTCGCCCCGACCTGCGGCCTGGGGGTGGCGCTCGAGCATAACGGCGACCTCTACTCCTGCGACCACTTCGTCGAACCGGACCACCTCCTCGGCAATATCCTCACGACACCGCTGGGCGAGCTCGTGAACTCCGAAAAACAGCGGCGGTTCGGGGCGGCCAAGCGCGATACGCTCCCCCGGTACTGCCGGGAATGCAACTTCCTCGCCGTCTGCAACGGGGAGTGCCAAAAGAACCGGTTCGTCGAGACGCCGGACGGCGAGGCGGGACTGAACTACCTCTGCGAGGGGTATCGGACCTTCTTCGCCCACGCCGACCGGCCGATGCGGATGATGGCCGGCCTGCTCCGGCAGGGGAGGTACGCCGACGAGGTGATGCCGATGCTCGCGGCAAAGGTGGGCCGGAACGAGCCCTGCCCCTGCGGCAGCGGGCTGAAGTACAAAAAATGTTGCGGGAGGCCGACGGCGCCCCGGAACGGTGATGGCGTCAGAGGGCGGTAA
- a CDS encoding LURP-one-related/scramblase family protein, which translates to MMRRRAEGGLRGREEAGGTHRYKMKEKLVSIGDDYWIEDAAGERAFKVDGKALRVRNTLVIQSKEGQDLYKIQERMLRIKDTMEIEKGAGGTAATIKKALIAPLRDRWTVSIPGGEDWEVQGNILDHEYHIEAGRRERVAEVSKKWFRIRDTYGVEVEPGHDDALVLAITAAIDQMAHD; encoded by the coding sequence ATGATGCGAAGAAGAGCGGAAGGGGGCCTTCGCGGGCGCGAAGAGGCCGGCGGCACGCACCGGTACAAGATGAAAGAGAAACTCGTCTCCATCGGGGACGACTATTGGATCGAGGACGCGGCGGGAGAGCGGGCGTTCAAGGTGGACGGGAAAGCGCTCCGGGTGAGGAACACCCTGGTGATCCAGAGCAAGGAAGGGCAGGACCTCTACAAGATCCAGGAGCGGATGCTCCGGATCAAGGACACCATGGAGATCGAGAAGGGCGCAGGCGGCACGGCGGCGACGATCAAGAAGGCGCTGATCGCGCCGCTCCGTGACCGCTGGACGGTCAGCATCCCCGGTGGCGAGGACTGGGAGGTGCAGGGGAACATCCTCGACCACGAGTACCATATCGAGGCCGGGCGGCGGGAGCGGGTTGCCGAAGTCTCGAAGAAGTGGTTCCGGATCCGGGATACCTACGGCGTGGAGGTGGAGCCGGGCCACGACGACGCGCTCGTCCTTGCCATTACTGCGGCGATCGACCAGATGGCGCACGATTAG